The following DNA comes from Candidatus Babeliales bacterium.
AAATAATCTTGGTCAAAGCACAGAAACAATGCTTGATTATAATATTAATCGATATGTTGCTATCTGCCAATCATTTGGGTGGCATGTTTTTGAAGTTGATGGTCATAGTATTAAGAGTTTAATAGATGTTATTGGTAAAACACATCATGTTGTTGATAAACCAATAATGATTATTGCAAAAACAATAAAAGGATACGGCGTTGATTTTGCTGCTGCATTGCAAGGATTTCATGGAAAAGCATTTACTGGCGATCAAGAGGAAAAAGCTCTTGGGCAGCTACAGCATAATTTTCCTCAAGCAGTTCACTATTCTAGTGATAATGATGAATGGCACGTAGAACGACCTCATCCTAAGGCTCTTGCGTATACGGGCGCAACAACAATAATTATTATGGAATCATCTGAATATACAAAAGGTGAAATGATTGCAACGCGCAAAGCATATGGCACTGCGCTTGCGTTATTAGGTGATGTATGCGATGCAGTGGTTAGTCTTGATGCGGAAGTAAAAAATTCAACTTATGCAGAAATTTTTGAAAGCATTCATCCGGATCGCTTTTTTCAATGTTTTATTGCGGAACAAAATATGGTTGGTATGGGGGTAGGTTTTGATTGTCGCGGTAGAATTCCGTTTATTTCTACCTTTAGTTCGTTTTTTTCTCGAGCGCATGATCAAATTCGTATGGCGGCAATTGGCAATGCTGCATTGCGCTTAGTTGGTTCGCATTGTGGTGTTTCTATTGGTCAGGATGGTCCTTCACAAATGGGTTTAGAAGATATTGCAATGATGCGTTGTCTGCCTAATTCTATTGTCTTGTATCCATCTGATGCAGTAAGTACGCATAAACTTGTTGAACAAATGGCGCGATATGGTGATGGTATTAGTTATTTACGAACAACACGTATGGCAACGCCTGTCTTATACGACAATGATGAATTGTTTCCTATTGGTGGCTGTAAAGTAGTGCGGCAATCACAAAATGACGTTGCATGTATAATAGCAGCAGGAATTACCTTGCATGAATCATTAAAAGCGTATGCCATTTTAGCTCAGAAAAATATTTTCATTTCTGTTATTGATTTATATTCAATAAAACCTCTTGATGTTGCCACGATTGTTTCT
Coding sequences within:
- a CDS encoding transketolase, whose amino-acid sequence is MKESQLIEFIEHKAYCLRRWSIIAPAQAGSGHTTSCLSAADIVAVLFFYAMRYDPYHYTNPDNDRFILSKGHAAPLLYAAWRELGLLTDKDMLSYRKINSPLEGHPTKRFAYAETATGSLGIGLSVGVGIALCAKLDKRDYRTYVVMGDSESSEGSVWEAVQLAVHYKLDNLICFIDVNNLGQSTETMLDYNINRYVAICQSFGWHVFEVDGHSIKSLIDVIGKTHHVVDKPIMIIAKTIKGYGVDFAAALQGFHGKAFTGDQEEKALGQLQHNFPQAVHYSSDNDEWHVERPHPKALAYTGATTIIIMESSEYTKGEMIATRKAYGTALALLGDVCDAVVSLDAEVKNSTYAEIFESIHPDRFFQCFIAEQNMVGMGVGFDCRGRIPFISTFSSFFSRAHDQIRMAAIGNAALRLVGSHCGVSIGQDGPSQMGLEDIAMMRCLPNSIVLYPSDAVSTHKLVEQMARYGDGISYLRTTRMATPVLYDNDELFPIGGCKVVRQSQNDVACIIAAGITLHESLKAYAILAQKNIFISVIDLYSIKPLDVATIVSVAHASKNKIITVEDHYPEGGIGETIVSALRNENFTIHSLAVVRLPRSGSPEELLTMEGIDVAAIVRAVQKL